The DNA segment TTAACATCGCTTATCCAAGATACGGATAAGGTCATCGACGCTCGCGGAGCACTAGTTGCTCCCGGCTTGATTGATGTCCATGTTCATTTAAGAGAACCGGGGTTTTCGTATAAAGAAACCATTAAGACAGGAACGATGGCAGCCGCACGTGGCGGATTCACAACGGTTTGCGCTATGCCCAATGTTCAACCAGAACCGGATACAACTGAGAGAATGCAATCTCTTCAAGAAAAAATTGCTCGAGATGCTGTAGTAAAGGTCAAACAATATGCGCCAATTACAATGGGTCTACGTAGTGAAACATTAACCAATCAAAAAGAGTTGTTAGAAGCTGGAGCATTTGCCTTTACCAATGATGGAGTAGGTGTGCAGACAGCCGGTACGATGTATTTAGCTATGAAAGAAGCCGCAAAAAACAACACCATTATCGTGGCACATACAGAAGATGATTCCTTACTGTTTGGAGGCGTCATGCATGAAGGCACACGCAATCAAACATTAGGACTGCCAGGAATCTTAAATGTGGCTGAAGCGAGTCAAATTGCCCGAGATGTATTGCTTAGTGAAGCAACTGGCGCTCATTACCATGTCTGTCATGTCTCAACGAAAGAAAGCGTAAGAGTCATTCGGGATGCAAAACGTGCGGGTATCCATGTGACTGCTGAAGTTGCACCCCATCATTTATTGTTGACAGAAGATGACATTCCAAATGATACCAGTATCTATAAAATGAATCCTCCGTTGAGAGGGAAAGAAGACCGCCAAGCATTAATCGACGGTTTGTTGGATGGCACGATCGATATAATCGCAACCGACCATGCCCCACATAGCAAAGAAGAAAAAGCTGGTGGAATGGTAGATTCGCCTTTTGGAATCGTAGGCAGTGAAACAGCTTTTTCCTTACTATATACACACCTAGTAGGAAAAGGCATCGTATCCCTTGCTCAACTTATTGATTGGATGGCCTATAAACCAGCAAGACTCTTTCATTTAGACGGTGGAACGATTGAAGTCGGTCAAAAAGCCGATTTAGCCTTTTTCGATCTCTCAACGTCTAAAGAGATTTTAACCGAAGACTTTCATTCTTTGGCCACGAACACACCTTTTATAGGATGGTCTGCTAAAGGGACGACCACAATGACATTCGTTGATGGAAAATTAGTTTATCAGGAGGGATCCGTACAATGAATCGATTATTGCTGCTAGAAGACGGAAGTGTTTTTAAAGGAAGAGGATTTGGGGCTGCAAGTGACGCAACCGGAGAAGTCGTTTTTTCAACCGGAATGACCGGTTACCAAGAATCTATTACGGATCAGTCCTACAATGGCCAAATGTTAGTCTTCACCTATCCATTGATTGGAAACGCAGGGATCAATCGTGACGATTATGAATCCATTGATCCCACCACAAAAGCGGTCATCGTAAAAGAATTTGCCCGCGTTCCTTCAAACTGGAGAAGTCAAATGAGTTTAGATGAATTTTTAAAAAATAAAAAAATTCCTGGTTTAGCTGGCGTTGATACAAGGAAGCTAACACGGGTCATCCGAGAACACGGTACTATGCGCGGCATGATCATTGATGCAGAAGATGATATCAGACATGCATTTGATCAGTTGAAAGCGACAGTGCTGCCTTCTAATCAAGTTGCCCAAGTTTCTACGACTCGTTCTTATGTTAGCCCTGGAAAGGGAAAAAACGTCGTTGTCATTGATTTTGGACTGAAACACAGTATCTTAAACGAATTAAACAAACGAGACTGTCACGTGACGGTTTTGCCATACAATACAAGTGCTGAAACCATATTGAGTCTACAACCAGATGGGGTCATGTTGACCAATGGACCAGGAGATCCTACATCATTGCCGCATGTATTAACCATGATCCAAGAAATCCAAGAAAAGCTTCCAGTATTCGGTATTTGTTTAGGACATCAATTGATTGCTTTAGCAAATGGAGCCAGTACATTTAAAATGAAGTTTGGTCACCGCGGCTTTAATCATCCGGTGAAAGAGATCGCAACAGGAAGAATTGATTTCACCTCACAGAATCATGGGTATGCTGTTGATGCAGCCTCGATCGATAAAGAAAAACTGCTTGTGACGCACATCGAATTAAATGACGAAACAGTCGAAGGTGTTAAGCACCGCTATCACCCAGTCTTCAGTGTCCAGTATCATCCAGATGCAGCACCAGGACCACATGATGCAGCACACTTATTTGATCAATTTATGGAATTAATGGACGCTTGGAAGGAGACAAAAAAGAATGCCTAAACGGATAGACTTAACTAAAATCATGGTTATTGGATCAGGACCGATCATTATTGGTCAAGCAGCTGAATTTGATTACGCAGGTACTCAAGCGTGTCTAGCATTAAAAGAAGAAGGTTATGAAGTCGTATTGGTCAACTCAAATCCAGCGACCATTATGACGGATAAAGAAATTGCCGACAAAGTGTACATCGAACCCCTCACATTAGAATTTGTTTCACAAATCTTGCGCAAGGAACGTCCAGATGCCATTGTACCCACATTAGGTGGCCAAACAGGACTAAATATGGCTATGGAATTATCCAATTCTGGCATACTAGAAGAGTTGAGCATTGAATTGCTGGGAACAAAATTAAGTGCTATCGATCAAGCTGAAGACAGAGATCTGTTTCGGACACTGATGAAAGAACTGAATGAACCCGTTCCTGAAAGTGAGATCGTTCATACCGTTGCAGAAGCATTGATGTTTGCTGAACAAATTGGTTTCCCCTTAATCGTTCGCCCGGCATTTACAATGGGAGGGACTGGTGGAGGAATTTGTGATAACGAGGAAGAGTTGAAAGAAATCGTTAAAAATGGATTGAAATTATCGCCAGTAAACCAATGTCTAGTCGAAATCAGTATTGCGGGATACAAAGAAATCGAGTACGAAGTCATGCGGGATAAAAATGACAATGCGATCGTCGTCTGTAATATGGAAAACTTTGATCCTGTTGGGATCCATACAGGAGATTCCATCGTCTTTGCTCCGACGCAGACCCTAACAGATAAAGAACACCAAATGTTGCGTGACTCTTCATTAAAAATCATTCGCGCTTTAGGTATTGAAGGAGGGTGCAATGTTCAACTAGCACTTGATCCAGATAGCTTTAACTACTACATCATTGAAGTAAACCCACGTGTCAGTCGTTCCTCAGCATTAGCAAGTAAAGCAACAGGCTACCCGATTGCTAAGCTAGCGGCAAAAATTGCTGTCGGTTTAACTTTGGATGAAATGAAAAACCCAGTGACCGGAACAACGTATGCTGAATTCGAGCCGGCTTTAGATTATGTTGTCGCAAAAATCCCGCGTTGGCCATTTGATAAGTTTGAACAAGGTGACCGTCGATTAGGAACTCAAATGAAAGCTACAGGAGAAGTTATGGCGATCGGCCGGACAATTGAAGAAGCCTTATTAAAAGCGGTACGTTCACTCGAAATAGGTGTCTCTCATATCTTGTTAGAAGAAGCTTCACTAGCAACGGACGAAGTATTGATTGAAAAAATTATCAAAGCTGAGGATGATCGCTTATTCTATGTTGCAGAAGGTATTCGTCGTGGGTACACCATTGAAGACTTAGCCAATTTAACCAAGATCGATTTGTTTTTCTTAGACAAAATGCTTCATATTGTGGAGTTGGAAGATGAACTGAAAGAAAATGTGAACGCTATTGATGTATTGGTTACAGCCAAAGAATATGGCTTCTCAGATAACGCAATTGCAAAACTATGGAATACCGATGAGCGTGCGGTAATGAACATGCGTTACAAAAATGACATCGTCCCTGTTTATAAAACAGTCGATACTTGTGCTGCAGAGTTTGATTCCAATACGCCTTATTTTTATAGTACGTATGAAGAAGAAAACGAGAGCATTGTCTCAGATAAAAAATCTGTCTTAGTACTAGGGTCAGGTCCCATTCGAATCGGACAAGGAGTTGAATTCGATTATGCGACGGTCCATTCTGTTAAAGCCATCCAACAAGCAGGATATGAAGCGATTATCATGAACAGCAATCCAGAAACCGTTTCAACGGACTTCTCCATTTCAGACAAACTCTATTTTGAACCTTTGACACTAGAAGATGTCATGCATGTCATTCGTCTAGAGCAGCCAATAGGTGTCATTGTTCAGTTCGGAGGGCAAACAGCCATTAACCTAGCAGAACCACTAACGAACATGGGTATTACATTATTAGGAACGAGTGTAGAAGATTTAGATCGCGCAGAAAATAGAAATTTATTTGAACAAGCACTAAATGAACTACAGGTACCTCAACCTTTAGGGGATACGGCTACAACCGAAAGTGAAGCAGTAGTCATTGCGAATCGGATTGGATACCCCGTTTTGGTTCGTCCAAGTTACGTTTTAGGCGGTCGGGGTATGCAAATTGTGGATACTCAGCCAGATTTAGAAAATTACATGCGAAATGCTGTAAAGGCTTCTCCAGAACACCCAGTATTGATTGACCGCTACTTAGTAGGAAAAGAAGTTGAAGTAGACGCTATCTGCGATGGTGAAACAGTTCTTATCCCTGGGATCATGGAACACATCGAACGTTCAGGCGTCCATTCTGGGGATTCGATGGCGGTGTATCCTCCACAAACCTTATCAAAAGAGATTCAAGATACGATTGTAGATTACACCACTCGATTGGCACTCGGTTTGAATTGTATCGGCATGATGAACGTTCAATTTGTCCTGCATGACAACACTGTTTACGTCATAGAAGTTAACCCTCGAGCAAGTCGGACCGTGCCATTTTTAAGCAAAGTCACAGGGATCTTAATGGCTCAAGTTGCAACTAAAGCAATTTTAGGTCAATCTCTTAAGGAACAAGGTTACAATAATGGGTTATATAAAGAGTCGACTTTGATTCACGTGAAAGCTCCAATATTCTCATTTACAAAACTGCAAAAAGTAGATGCCATATTAGGACCAGAGATGAAATCTACAGGAGAAGTCATGGGAAGTGATACCACGATGGAAAAGGCGCTTTATAAAGCTTTTGAAGGAAGCTACATGCATTTGCATGATCACGGAACGGTATTGTTTACGATTTCCGATGAAGACAAAGAAGAATCCCTGATTTTAGCTAAGCGATTTTACGACATTGGCTATACGATAGTGACGACTGAAGGAACAGGGGAGTTTTTTGCCGAACACCATCTACCGGTTCAAATTGTGGCTAAGCTACAGCAAGATGCCGATGAAACGGTCTTGGACCTCATTCAAGGAAATGCCATTCAAGTAGTGATTAATACGATGACTACAGGAATTGGAGTGGTCAATGATGGAGAAATCATTCGGAAAACAGCCATTGAACAAGGCATTCCCTTACTAACATCACTCGATACAGTATCGGCTATTCTTAAGGTCCTTGAATCGCGTAATTTTATGACTAGTCCATTATAAAGTAAGAATTTTTTGAAATAAGGATAAAAAAGAACTAAACGGGGGTTAGAAAATGAATCGCTTAGCAGTAAAATTACCAGGATTAGATTTGAAAAATCCTATTATGCCAGCCAGTGGAACATTTGGGTTTGGCGAACTCTATTTGGATCAATATGACTACAATATATTAGGAGCCATTATTATCAAGTCAACGACAATTGATGCACGAGAAGGAAATGCGAATCCGCGTTATCATCATTTAGAAAATGGCGTTTTAAATGCGGTAGGCTTAAAAAATCCAGGAGTGGACGTAATCGTAGCTGAGAAATTACCGTTGTTAGCTAAATTTGATACACCCGTGATTGCTAGTGTTGCCGGTACAACAGTTGAAGAATATATTGAAGTTACAAAAAAACTATGTCAATCACCAACCGTTCGCGCACTTGAAATCAATGTATCCTGCCCCAATGTCAAAGAGGGCGGGTTAACATTTGGTTCTAAACCTGAATCAGTGTATGACATCACAAGAGCAGTAAAAACTGTTTCTACGGTTCCGATTTATATTAAACTAACCCCAAATGTAACCAATATTGTCGAAATCGCTCAAGCTGCTGAAAAAGGTGGAGCAGACGGTATCAGCATGATCAATACCTTATTGGGAATGAGTATTGATGTTGAGACCAAAAGGCCGATCTTAGCAAATAAAACCGGTGGACTTTCCGGTCCAGCTGTCAAGCCGATCGCTATCCGTATGGTCTATCAAGTATCTCGTGCAGTTTCCATTCCAATAATTGGAATGGGTGGTATTTCAACCGTGGATGATGTGCTTGAGATGTTCATGGCTGGAGCTAGCGCAGTTGCAATCGGTACAGCTAATTATGCTAATCCAATGATTTGCAAAGAATTAATTGAAGCTTTACCTAAACGAATGGATGAACTCGGTATTGAGTCGATTGAATCATTAGTGAAAGAAGTAAAGGAGGGGCAAAGAGATGGAAAGTAGACCAATCATTGCCTTAGATTTCTCAACGTTACCTCAAGTAACTCATTTCTTAGACCAGTTTAAGGATGAACCGTTATTTGTTAAAGTTGGCCTGGAACTGTTTTACCAAAATGGTCCTGAAATTGTAACGCAACTTAAACAATTAGGCCATGATGTTTTTTTAGATCTAAAACTGCACGATATTCCAAATACTGTTCAACGATCAATGAAGGGAATAGCAGCTATGGGCGTCGATATGATC comes from the Carnobacterium sp. 17-4 genome and includes:
- the carB gene encoding carbamoyl-phosphate synthase large subunit encodes the protein MPKRIDLTKIMVIGSGPIIIGQAAEFDYAGTQACLALKEEGYEVVLVNSNPATIMTDKEIADKVYIEPLTLEFVSQILRKERPDAIVPTLGGQTGLNMAMELSNSGILEELSIELLGTKLSAIDQAEDRDLFRTLMKELNEPVPESEIVHTVAEALMFAEQIGFPLIVRPAFTMGGTGGGICDNEEELKEIVKNGLKLSPVNQCLVEISIAGYKEIEYEVMRDKNDNAIVVCNMENFDPVGIHTGDSIVFAPTQTLTDKEHQMLRDSSLKIIRALGIEGGCNVQLALDPDSFNYYIIEVNPRVSRSSALASKATGYPIAKLAAKIAVGLTLDEMKNPVTGTTYAEFEPALDYVVAKIPRWPFDKFEQGDRRLGTQMKATGEVMAIGRTIEEALLKAVRSLEIGVSHILLEEASLATDEVLIEKIIKAEDDRLFYVAEGIRRGYTIEDLANLTKIDLFFLDKMLHIVELEDELKENVNAIDVLVTAKEYGFSDNAIAKLWNTDERAVMNMRYKNDIVPVYKTVDTCAAEFDSNTPYFYSTYEEENESIVSDKKSVLVLGSGPIRIGQGVEFDYATVHSVKAIQQAGYEAIIMNSNPETVSTDFSISDKLYFEPLTLEDVMHVIRLEQPIGVIVQFGGQTAINLAEPLTNMGITLLGTSVEDLDRAENRNLFEQALNELQVPQPLGDTATTESEAVVIANRIGYPVLVRPSYVLGGRGMQIVDTQPDLENYMRNAVKASPEHPVLIDRYLVGKEVEVDAICDGETVLIPGIMEHIERSGVHSGDSMAVYPPQTLSKEIQDTIVDYTTRLALGLNCIGMMNVQFVLHDNTVYVIEVNPRASRTVPFLSKVTGILMAQVATKAILGQSLKEQGYNNGLYKESTLIHVKAPIFSFTKLQKVDAILGPEMKSTGEVMGSDTTMEKALYKAFEGSYMHLHDHGTVLFTISDEDKEESLILAKRFYDIGYTIVTTEGTGEFFAEHHLPVQIVAKLQQDADETVLDLIQGNAIQVVINTMTTGIGVVNDGEIIRKTAIEQGIPLLTSLDTVSAILKVLESRNFMTSPL
- a CDS encoding carbamoyl phosphate synthase small subunit; amino-acid sequence: MNRLLLLEDGSVFKGRGFGAASDATGEVVFSTGMTGYQESITDQSYNGQMLVFTYPLIGNAGINRDDYESIDPTTKAVIVKEFARVPSNWRSQMSLDEFLKNKKIPGLAGVDTRKLTRVIREHGTMRGMIIDAEDDIRHAFDQLKATVLPSNQVAQVSTTRSYVSPGKGKNVVVIDFGLKHSILNELNKRDCHVTVLPYNTSAETILSLQPDGVMLTNGPGDPTSLPHVLTMIQEIQEKLPVFGICLGHQLIALANGASTFKMKFGHRGFNHPVKEIATGRIDFTSQNHGYAVDAASIDKEKLLVTHIELNDETVEGVKHRYHPVFSVQYHPDAAPGPHDAAHLFDQFMELMDAWKETKKNA
- a CDS encoding dihydroorotase, with translation MTIWIKNAIMLTKNEDYQPIELLIDGEQIQAIGSDLTSLIQDTDKVIDARGALVAPGLIDVHVHLREPGFSYKETIKTGTMAAARGGFTTVCAMPNVQPEPDTTERMQSLQEKIARDAVVKVKQYAPITMGLRSETLTNQKELLEAGAFAFTNDGVGVQTAGTMYLAMKEAAKNNTIIVAHTEDDSLLFGGVMHEGTRNQTLGLPGILNVAEASQIARDVLLSEATGAHYHVCHVSTKESVRVIRDAKRAGIHVTAEVAPHHLLLTEDDIPNDTSIYKMNPPLRGKEDRQALIDGLLDGTIDIIATDHAPHSKEEKAGGMVDSPFGIVGSETAFSLLYTHLVGKGIVSLAQLIDWMAYKPARLFHLDGGTIEVGQKADLAFFDLSTSKEILTEDFHSLATNTPFIGWSAKGTTTMTFVDGKLVYQEGSVQ
- a CDS encoding dihydroorotate dehydrogenase; the protein is MNRLAVKLPGLDLKNPIMPASGTFGFGELYLDQYDYNILGAIIIKSTTIDAREGNANPRYHHLENGVLNAVGLKNPGVDVIVAEKLPLLAKFDTPVIASVAGTTVEEYIEVTKKLCQSPTVRALEINVSCPNVKEGGLTFGSKPESVYDITRAVKTVSTVPIYIKLTPNVTNIVEIAQAAEKGGADGISMINTLLGMSIDVETKRPILANKTGGLSGPAVKPIAIRMVYQVSRAVSIPIIGMGGISTVDDVLEMFMAGASAVAIGTANYANPMICKELIEALPKRMDELGIESIESLVKEVKEGQRDGK